From Rutidosis leptorrhynchoides isolate AG116_Rl617_1_P2 chromosome 3, CSIRO_AGI_Rlap_v1, whole genome shotgun sequence, a single genomic window includes:
- the LOC139896218 gene encoding fatty acyl-CoA reductase 3-like, with protein sequence MELGSILDFLDNKTILVTGATGFLAKIFVEKILRVQPNVKKLYLLVRAPDAYSALQRFNTEAVAKDLFKVLKEKYGTNLQSFLSEKVTPVAGDITYENLGIKDVDLVEEIWRGVDVVVNLAATTNFDERYDIAFALNTLGAKNVLNFAAKCVKIKLLLHVSTAYVSGEKPGLILETPHRLGEALNGAPGLDINIEKKIIDEKLKELNSDEKATDKSITLAMKDLGIKRASKFGWPNTYVFTKALGEMLLGNMKGNMPLVILRPTIILGTYKEPFPGWIEGVRTIDSLVVGYGKGKLSCFLGDPKSTIDAIPADMVVNAMIATMVAHANQPCEVIYHVGSSVSNPLKYEEIQECGYHYFRRHPWVNKAGKPIIVGEIKVLNSMASFHRYFSLRYLVPLQGLQVVNSALCHVFNGTYTDLKRKISFVLRVVDLYKPYLFSKSFYDDMNTERLRQAVRENEVEGNMFYFNPKTIVWDDYFQRTHFPGVVKYVFK encoded by the exons ATGGAGTTGGGTAGCATTCTTGATTTTCTTGATAACAAGACCATTTTAGTCACCGGTGCTACTGGTTTTCTTGCTAAAA TTTTTGTTGAGAAGATACTTAGGGTTCAACCAAACGTGAAGAAGTTATATCTTCTTGTGAGGGCACCAGATGCATATTCAGCCTTGCAACGCTTCAATACCGAG GCTGTGGCAAAAGACTTGTTTAAGGTCTTGAAAGAGAAGTATGGTACAAATTTACAATCTTTCTTGTCGGAAAAGGTTACTCCGGTGGCCGGAGACATAACCTATGAAAATTTGGGAATAAAAGATGTCGATTTGGTCGAAGAGATATGGAGAGGTGTTGATGTTGTTGTGAATTTAGCTGCCACCACCAACTTCGATGAAAG ATACGATATTGCCTTTGCTTTGAACACGCTTGGAGCTAAAAACGTTTTGAATTTTGCTGCTAAATGCGTCAAAATAAAATTGCTTCTTCACGTATCAACCG CTTATGTTTCCGGTGAGAAACCGGGTCTTATACTAGAAACGCCACATCGCTTGGGAGAAGCGCTTAATGGTGCACCCGGTTTGGACATCAACATAGAGAAGAAGATTATCGATGAAAAATTAAAAGAACTTAACTCTGACGAAAAGGCTACCGATAAATCCATCACATTGGCCATGAAAGATTTGGGTATTAAGAG GGCGAGTAAATTCGGGTGGCCAAATACGTATGTTTTTACAAAGGCTTTAGGAGAAATGCTTCTTGGAAACATGAAAGGAAATATGCCACTAGTCATTCTTCGACCTACAATTATCCTTGGCACATATAAAGAACCATTTCCAGGTTGGATCGAAGGCGTAAG gacaATTGATAGTTTAGTAGTTGGTTACGGAAAAGGCAAGTTATCATGTTTTCTTGGTGATCCCAAATCCACAATTGACGCG ATACCAGCCGACATGGTAGTGAATGCAATGATTGCGACAATGGTAGCTCATGCAAATCAACCTTGTGAAGTAATATATCACGTTGGATCTTCGGTATCAAACCCGTTAAAATACGAAGAAATTCAAGAATGTGGTTATCATTATTTTAGAAGACACCCATGGGTTAACAAAGCTGGAAAGCCGATTATAGTAGGCGAGATTAAGGTGTTGAATTCTATGGCTAGTTTTCATAGATACTTTTCTCTTCGTTACTTGGTTCCGTTACAG GGTTTACAAGTTGTGAATTCAGCTTTATGCCACGTATTCAATGGAACATATACggatcttaaacgaaaaattagttTTGTTTTAAGAGTGGTGGACTTATATAAACCATATCTGTTCTCAAAAAGCTT CTACGATGATATGAATACCGAGAGATTGCGTCAAGCAGTTAGAGAAAACGAAGTGGAAGGGAATATGTTCTATTTTAATCCGAAAACAATCGTTTGGGATGACTACTTTCAACGTACACACTTTCCTGGTGTTGTGAAATatgtatttaaataa